From Lujinxingia litoralis, the proteins below share one genomic window:
- a CDS encoding vitamin B12-dependent ribonucleotide reductase — MTTSIEPNVSETPATKKKSAKKVREFKPSGKGLSFKRVFTTEGVHPYDEVEWEQRTASIGSETGKLVFEQRDVEVPTSWSQMATNVVVSKYFRGQLGSKERETSIRQLIDRVANTITDWGIKDGYFASPEDAEVFRHELTYLVLHQKMAFNSPVWFNVGVEERPQASACFINSVSDTMESILELAKTEGMLFKWGSGTGSNLSTIRSSREQLRGGGTASGPVSFMKGYDAFAGVIKSGGKTRRAAKMVMLDIDHPDIEEFVHSKADEEKKAWALIEAGYDGGFNVVGGAYDSIFFQNANHSVRVSDAFMKAVEEGGTWQTRAVVDGRVVDEYEARKLMADIAEAAWICGDPGMQYDTTINDWHTCSNTDRIYGSNPCSEYMFLNDSACNLASLNLMTYRDSDGEFDVASFQAAVALTITAQEILVDNAGYPTPAIEKNSHAFRPLGLGYANLGALLMARGLPYDSTEGRAYAGAITALMCGEAYAQSAKVAATTGPFVEYPLNEEPMLGVIAKHRAAVENISDEWAEMADTALLKAARQSWDRALEAGKDHGYRNSQVTVLAPTGTIGFMMDCDTTGIEPDIALIKYKKLVGGGYFKIVNQTVPEALIQLGYEARERQAIIDYLMEHDTIEGAPALKEEHLPVFDCAFTPANGTRSIAPMGHVRMMAAAQPFLSGAISKTVNMPHEATAEDIADCYLEAWKLGLKAIAIYRDGCKRTQPLSTSLDKKAEKVEVSQPAPLAAAQPVWGSTESRRRLPDERPSITHKFSIAGHEGYITVGMYENGQPGELFIVMSKEGSVVSGLMDSFATSISLGLQYGVPLQVMVDKFSHTRFEPSGITTNPKIRFAKSVTDYIFRWLADKFLQEEERDLYLTKNTTEAWRPGEPQVNVAAAPADEEPEEEVSAAAESSDVEESEGFASARDGQVLFDATAGNTGTSVYTLQADAPPCSECGSIMVRSGACYKCQNCGSTSGCS; from the coding sequence ATGACAACGTCGATCGAGCCGAACGTGAGCGAAACCCCGGCCACCAAGAAAAAATCAGCGAAGAAGGTCCGGGAGTTCAAACCCTCGGGTAAGGGGCTGAGCTTTAAGCGGGTGTTCACCACCGAGGGCGTGCATCCCTACGATGAAGTTGAGTGGGAGCAGCGCACTGCGTCGATCGGCAGTGAGACCGGCAAGCTGGTGTTTGAGCAGCGCGATGTTGAGGTGCCGACCTCCTGGTCGCAGATGGCGACCAACGTGGTGGTGTCCAAGTACTTCCGTGGGCAGCTGGGCTCCAAGGAGCGGGAGACGAGCATTCGTCAGCTCATCGATCGGGTGGCCAACACCATCACCGACTGGGGCATCAAAGACGGCTACTTTGCCAGCCCGGAAGACGCCGAGGTGTTCCGTCACGAGCTTACTTACCTGGTGCTCCATCAGAAGATGGCGTTCAACAGCCCGGTCTGGTTCAACGTGGGCGTGGAGGAGCGTCCGCAGGCCTCGGCCTGCTTCATCAACTCGGTCAGCGACACCATGGAGTCGATCCTGGAGTTGGCCAAGACCGAAGGCATGCTCTTTAAGTGGGGCAGCGGTACCGGGAGCAACCTCTCGACGATTCGCTCCAGCCGGGAGCAGCTTCGGGGCGGCGGGACCGCCAGCGGTCCGGTCAGTTTCATGAAGGGCTACGACGCGTTTGCCGGAGTGATTAAGTCCGGCGGCAAGACGCGTCGGGCGGCCAAGATGGTGATGCTCGACATCGATCACCCCGATATCGAGGAGTTCGTCCACAGCAAGGCCGATGAAGAGAAGAAGGCCTGGGCCCTGATCGAGGCCGGCTATGACGGCGGGTTCAATGTGGTGGGCGGCGCCTACGACTCGATCTTCTTCCAGAACGCCAACCACTCGGTGCGCGTTAGCGACGCGTTCATGAAGGCCGTGGAAGAAGGGGGAACCTGGCAGACCCGCGCGGTGGTCGACGGTCGGGTGGTCGATGAGTATGAGGCCCGCAAGCTGATGGCGGATATCGCCGAGGCGGCCTGGATCTGCGGCGACCCGGGGATGCAGTACGACACCACCATCAACGACTGGCATACCTGCTCGAACACCGACCGCATCTACGGCTCGAACCCCTGCTCGGAGTACATGTTCCTCAACGACTCCGCCTGCAACCTGGCCAGCCTCAACCTGATGACCTATCGCGACAGCGATGGCGAGTTTGATGTGGCGAGCTTCCAGGCGGCGGTGGCGCTGACGATCACCGCGCAGGAGATCCTGGTCGATAACGCGGGCTACCCGACGCCGGCCATCGAGAAGAACAGCCACGCCTTCCGTCCGCTGGGACTGGGTTACGCCAACCTCGGCGCGTTGCTGATGGCCCGCGGGCTGCCCTACGATTCGACGGAGGGGCGCGCCTATGCCGGCGCGATCACCGCGCTGATGTGTGGGGAGGCCTATGCCCAGTCGGCGAAGGTCGCCGCAACAACCGGGCCCTTTGTCGAGTACCCGCTCAACGAAGAGCCGATGCTCGGGGTGATCGCCAAGCACCGCGCCGCCGTGGAGAATATCAGCGACGAGTGGGCGGAGATGGCCGACACCGCGCTGCTCAAGGCCGCGCGTCAGAGCTGGGACCGGGCCCTGGAAGCGGGCAAGGATCATGGCTACCGCAACAGCCAGGTCACGGTGCTGGCGCCGACCGGAACCATCGGTTTTATGATGGATTGCGATACCACCGGGATTGAGCCGGATATTGCGCTGATCAAGTACAAGAAGCTGGTGGGCGGCGGGTACTTCAAGATCGTCAACCAGACGGTGCCCGAGGCGCTGATTCAGCTGGGCTATGAGGCGCGCGAGCGTCAGGCGATCATCGATTACCTGATGGAGCACGACACCATTGAGGGTGCTCCGGCTCTTAAAGAGGAGCACCTCCCGGTCTTTGACTGTGCCTTTACCCCGGCCAACGGCACCCGCTCCATCGCGCCGATGGGCCATGTGCGCATGATGGCTGCGGCGCAGCCCTTCCTCTCGGGGGCGATTTCCAAGACGGTGAACATGCCGCATGAGGCCACCGCCGAAGACATCGCCGATTGCTACCTGGAGGCCTGGAAGCTCGGGTTGAAGGCGATCGCGATTTACCGCGACGGTTGCAAGCGCACTCAGCCGCTGTCGACCAGCCTGGATAAGAAGGCCGAGAAGGTTGAGGTGTCCCAGCCGGCACCGCTGGCGGCCGCGCAGCCGGTCTGGGGCTCCACCGAGAGCCGCCGTCGTCTGCCCGATGAGCGTCCTTCGATCACCCATAAGTTCTCGATCGCCGGTCATGAGGGCTACATCACCGTGGGGATGTACGAGAATGGTCAGCCCGGCGAGCTCTTCATTGTGATGAGCAAAGAGGGCTCGGTGGTCAGCGGGTTGATGGACAGCTTCGCGACCTCGATCTCGCTGGGGCTGCAGTACGGCGTGCCGCTTCAGGTGATGGTCGACAAGTTCAGCCACACCCGCTTTGAGCCCAGCGGTATCACCACCAACCCGAAGATCCGTTTTGCGAAGTCGGTCACCGACTACATCTTCCGCTGGCTGGCCGATAAGTTCTTGCAGGAAGAAGAGCGCGATCTCTACCTGACCAAGAACACCACCGAGGCCTGGCGTCCCGGTGAGCCGCAGGTCAACGTGGCGGCAGCCCCGGCCGACGAGGAGCCCGAGGAAGAGGTCTCGGCCGCAGCGGAGAGCAGCGACGTTGAGGAGAGCGAAGGATTTGCCTCGGCGCGTGACGGCCAGGTGCTCTTTGATGCGACGGCCGGCAACACAGGGACGAGCGTGTACACCCTGCAGGCCGATGCGCCGCCCTGCTCGGAGTGTGGCAGCATTATGGTGCGCTCCGGCGCCTGCTATAAGTGCCAGAACTGCGGCTCGACCAGTGGTTGCAGCTAA